The Hordeum vulgare subsp. vulgare chromosome 7H, MorexV3_pseudomolecules_assembly, whole genome shotgun sequence DNA window TTTCAAGTCAAGGCAAGGTGTCTTCTCTATGTGGATGTGTTTATAAAATGTTTTTCTCCCAACAGCTAAATCTAATTAGCTTCAGACCACTTTCTAGCATTCAACTACTTCCATTCAACCATATCTAACACAACAGTTCACACCTGGGCCTGGCTCCCCAGCTAAATCTAATTAGCTTCAGACCCAAGTCTTAACTGAACCAGAGTAGCAGCAGTTTCAGTAAACTGCTTTTGGGACTTAACAGTTTCGTTACACAAGTTGAAGCTGGGGCTCTCACCTGGGCCTGGCTCCCCGGCCATGACGACGACGATGTGAAGGGTCCGGCTGCCGCGGGGTAGGTTGACGACGAGTGGGGTCGGCCGCCCGCTAGTACCCGCCTGGACACACATGACGAGGTTGGAGGCGTCGTTGATGCCCATCTGGCTGGCCAGCTCGCCCCTCAGGCGGAACACAGACCTCCCCTTGAAATCGAGCGCAGCCCAGACGGTGTGGTCCACCGAGGCGTACACGATCCaccgccgcggcaacagggcgtcGAGGCTTCCGGCGAGGGGGAGCTGCAGTTGCGAACAGAGACGGAAGACGTTAAGAAACAGAGATGGCAACCAAGAACTGCTCCCAGGAAACGCAATTTTTGCAAGATGCCAAGAACAGAGCCATGAATTGCTCCCAGGCGAGCGAGTGAAATCAACACACTCTGCCATCCACGCGGTTGGATTCGGGCGCAAATAAACAAATTCGTGCAAAATCGGGAAGAGTCAAGAAGCGGGCATGGCGTGCTCACCTCAGGCATGCCCTCCGTGGCGGGGATGCGCTCGACGACCCAGTGCGTCATCCTGCTGACGCTGTCGAAGTCGTCGACGCTGGCGCCGTTGTTCCAGGGGAGGTACTTCCCGTTGGCGCGGAGGAAGCGGCCGGTGACGTGGCGGAGCAGGGTGTAGTCTCCGGTGCCGAACCTGACGGGCTCCCACCTGACAGCCTCCTCCTCCCGTTCCTCGTAGTTGCGCTGCTCGACGCGGCGCCCGCGGTGGCCTGGCGGCGCCGGTGCGTCCATGGCCGCCAGGTAGCGGCCATAGGCGGCGCTGTGGAGGAGCACGTACTGGGCGTTGTTAGCGCCATCGAACAGGTGCACCGCCCAGGCGGCGTTCATCGACGCCCGGGGCCGGCGGAGGGAGACGCCACGGCCGTCCTCGTCGGCGTGCAGGTACGTGCCGCGCTCGCGGCTCCGCAGCCGCACGTGGTGGCCGTCCTGGAACTGCTCCATCTGTCGTCGGCGATGGGCGCTGCGCGGCGGAGGTGGGGATGGATGGTGGGTTCTTGGTTTCttggagctccggcgagggggcgaGAAACGCAGAAGCGAAAGCTGTTGGTTGAAACGGTTACGCTCGGGCGCCAAGGCGCGAGTATTTCAACGTGCCTCACACGCACCTGAGCCTGTGGGCGATTTTCTTGGCTCAGCCCACGCACCTGAGCGCAGCCTCCTGCACAGGCCCACACGACTTGTTTCCTTCCTAAAACTGGCTTTCGCCCCCGCAACAAGAGTATACTGGTAGAACACTCGCCCGTGCGTTGTCACGGGCTTTAACAAAATACGATGCTACTCATAAAACATAGATAAATTAAGAATAATGCAAGTCTTCGTGAACACACATCTTACATCCTCGACTTTAAGCTAACATGGTTCTTCAACCAAACTTGGAAGCCAAGTATCCAATGAATGAAAACTAAACGACACTCGATTGATATCATCATACACGCACATGGCTGCATGTAACAAAGTATAGAgagccaaaaattctgaaatactaTTAATATTTACTCATCCAAACTTCATACAGTTGCTAACGAACAGATTATTTAGTAGCTTTATCATCACATCAAGAAGCTTCTCGATCTTTCTAGTCTCAATGTTGTAATAACATAGAGTTCAACTCACAGGAAGAAAATCATGTCGCACAAAGAAGCCATTGAAATAAGGTTATGCAGAGCTTGTTACATGACTTGCAAACCTAGCTTAATACCAATATTTATTTAGATTCAGGCCTCTTTGTCGATCTTAAGTGAATCAATTGACACAAAAAATATCCTTGCATGCTCCACAATTTCACATCCTTTGATAATTCCCGCATGGAAGATGCAATTAAATGGTGGCTTGAATCCGAGTGTCATAAGTAATACACATTATCTTCCATCTTTTATTCTCGTATAGGTGTACAAACTTTTTAAACAAAACAGCTTAAAACACAGAGACTTTTTTCTGAACCTTGGTATCAATCAGGTTCTAAAGAAACAATTTTGTCAAGCATTTCGAACTAAAATCACCACATACAATCAGGTATTACCTAAAGCCGAAAAAACAAATCAGCTATTGTTTCCGATGTGAATTAATGTATTTAGTGAGCATCTTACAAACACATACAATCAAGAGGAATGCAATTGGATATCACAAATATTAAATCTAGAACAGAGCATAGTATCCCATTTGCAAAGCACAAACTTGACACGTTCCCTATCTCTTAAACAATTCATGcaacacatctccatgaggaagaACTATCTTTtggaacaattttttttaaaaaggaatAATGATAAAATCACAATGAATGGCACGCATGGACCTCAAGGGCAATTAACTCAAAACAACGGCTAATTGGGAGGTTGGGCAGTGTCGCTCCTCTTTACGGCAACATGGGGTCTATTTACATGGAAGAGATATGGCAGGTTACACTAATATCATGTAGAATTCCATCTAAAAAATTATCATGTAGAAAGAAAGGTACCCAATTTACATGGGAGGAATCATGTATAACAGAAAAATATCTAaaactgatgatgaacctgagattaTTCTTGACCTGGTACGCTTGACAACCTGGTTCCCAATTTACTCAAGCTCCTTCATGCTAAGTGGTCCCACATTCTCACCAAAATATTTGTACGACAGGAGAACAAGGGCTGATAAGTTGGATCAACATTGTAGTATATAACTATATATACAGAAGTTGTAACCTGAAAACATTGTATACTTGACATTGCTATTGCAGAAGATAAGcataagatcaacaacatggacatCATTCCAATTTGAGGCGCGGGCAGAAACATGTCACAATGTAAGTATGCATGTCATGTATCCCATTGTTTCTGCTTCTACAATGAATATGTTGAAAGTTGAGTTACCTGTTAGGGAAAGACTCAGCTCTTAAGTGTGCACAACTGAAATCAGTGCATCCTCCTTTTGTCAATTGTCTATATCTttgaaatcatcaagctcatgtcatgatATTTTCTTCAAGGACAACAAATAAATCAGGTATGTGATCCAACAAGAGAAAGGAAATTTAAGAAATTCATTCAGAAACTGAGAGGATGTTAGCATTTAACTTTTTTGATGACTGCCTCGACCAAAATCCATATATCTTGGGAGATGCAGGACACCAATCGAAACCATATTAAAGCAACAGGCAGAGAGTCCAATAAGAACaaataaatgcaacaacaaaaatagggagaaggaaaaggaaagtgAAGTGTATTGATGCCTCGACGAACATACGACCTCAACACCTTAGCACCTACAGTGCAACACGGAGGAATGAAGAAACAATTTGTAGTCCCAAGACTGATGGTGGTTTCTACATTGTTGCATCTTTAGATGCATTGGTAAGTGGCTATATAATGAAACTGCAACAATACAAAGCTAAATAGATTAATACAAAATGATTAAATAATCAACTCATTGCATGTATGAAGATGAAAATTATTTGCATCAGACCCATCAGAATTAGCTTTTGCCATGTAGTTTATTAGCTAAAACTCAGAATTTACTAATCGATAAAAAACATCGAGCATCATCGGCTATAAAAcaaactacattttcctaataagacAACACATGCATGAAATACCGAAGAAGCAGTCATGAGAAATCTGAACCTTCCTCGGGTTTCCTTTGTGTAAACAGGAGGCAATTTTGTCTATGTAACCTTGAGAGCTCAAAATCGAGAATGAGAAATCTAAACCTTCCTCGAGTTTCCTCCCTGTAAACAAGAAAATTGAAATCCTTTGCCACACATCTGAACCTTCCAAGTAGTTGTTATCAGGATTACACAGAGGGAACAAAAACTACTTTGAAAATTTCATTGATAGCTAGATATCTTGGTCCTGACAAGCAAAATAGACAGACATGTTTTCATTTGACAACAGAATCTGGCATATTTACCTCAGTATAATGATGCAGCCATCATTACAGAAGCTTCACCGGTATCCAAAGTTGGAGCACCGCGCTAAAAGGGACAAGGTTCTCTTATCCTGTCATTGTAGTAGAAAAAACAGAGACGTTCATGTTACTAAACAATAAGGTTGGTGCAAATGGAATAAGCATATCTTCAGATAAACAACAACAGTGGTCGAGGATACCTAGCATGACAGTCTCCTGCATACGATGGCTGGCCATCCGGGTGAACAAggtgcgtgggatcgaggcagaggCATGCATGATAAAGACAAAAGAGTGAAGGCGAGTTGGCGTGCTTCGACGACGTTGAGTCCCCGATAGTGGCACGGTGCCTCTCCAATATAATTTTAGGATTATCTAGTGCATCAGATAATTTCAAAAACAGTTTTTAGCACATATTCAACGGATATATAAGGAAAATAAAACCTTAAATTACAATATTATATCATAATCATACATTCTTATTGCCAATTACCTTCCTGCTTTCCCATGAGCATCACTGAGAGTATTGCCAGTCACAATGTTGGTGTGGATACCCGCGCGCCATATCCTCCAGTAAATCCTTCACCTTGTCGAAGTCATAGGCGTGCAAGCATGACTTGATGAGAGTGGAGTATGTCTGCACATCGGGCCTGCAACCAGGGATGCCCTTCATCTCATCAAGCAAGGAGAAATCCCTATCGAAGCTGCCGCTCCTGCTGTAGGTGGAGACAAGGGCCGTGTATGACTCAAGGTTGGGGGCGCATCCCTCGTCGACCATGGCTTGGAAGAGATCGTGGGTCTTCCCCGACTGCTTGCACTTGCCGAGCATGGTGATGAGCTTAATGTATATGCCGATGTAAGACCTGGACCACACCTGGTCCTGCATTTGCTCGAACACATGGACGTTAGTGGGGCACGGAAAGGTTAGGTAGACCAATCAGTGGCCAGATGCGGAGAGATACCTTGAGGGTGGACTCCTAGCGGAGCGAGGCGACGAAGTCGTGGAGGGCCTCGAGGATGATGCAAGGGAGGAGGCGGACGATGCCCTTGCCAAGCTCGCGCTTATCGAGGACGACCTTGGTGGCCTTGCATGAGAGGATGACGGGGGACGCCTTCTGGGAGGCGACCTTGCAATTCACCTCCTCCTTCTGCTGCCGCTCGAACTCCTTTGCCGCGGCATCCACCTggtcctcctcccactgcccctcctctcccccgcACCCATGACGCTTGACTGCTGTTGCTGCTCGCGTGGCGAGGTGGCTGCTGCTGGCGACGGGCCCGTGCGGCCGTAAAGATGACGCGTGACGTGCTGAGGGGGGAGGAGGGCGAGGGGATCATGGGTAAGGGGGGTGCCACCGGCACGGCGGCCATTTCATGCCAGAGATTTTTGCGGTGAGGGAAGCCAGGAGGGATCTACGTATGCCGCCGTCGTAGGGAGAAAGGAAGGGGTGAGAGAGATCGAGAGGGTTACGGTTATGGGAGAGAAAGAGGTGGGATGACGAAATAAACCAGTGGAAAGGTGAGGCAAAAATAAACCAGTGGGAGGAGAGACAAAAAAATATGAGACGGAGGTAGGAGAGGGGACAAAAAAACCGGTGAACGTCGGCTACCAACTGTTgggcaacgtagcataaattcaaaaaaattcctacgcttattcagatcttcctatggagagaccagcaacgagagaggggtaagagcaccttcgtacctttgaagattgctaagaggaagcgttgctagaacgcggttgatggagtcgtactcgcagcggttccgatctagagccgaacaacggcacctccgcgttcaacacacgtgcagcccggtgacgtctcccgcaccttgatccagcaaggaggagggagaggttggggaagaagtctagcaacacgacggcgtggtgtcggtggagagacgaggtctcccggcagggcttcgccaagcgccgacagagaggaggagggagaggagcagggctgcgccacgggaccacctccggtcgtcccggtggtcccggtacgttaccggtgatgccagaAACacatccggtgtccgaaaccatccgtcctatatatcaatctttacctccggaccattccggagctcctcgtgacgtccgagatctcatccgggactccgaacaactttaggtaacctcgtacaacaattccctataaccctagcgtcatcgaaccttaagtgtgtagaccctacgggttcgggagacacgcagacatgaccgagacacctctctggccaataaccatcagcggggtctggatacccatggtggctcccactagctccacgatgatctcatcggatgaaccacgatgtcaaggattcaatcaatcccgtatacgattccctttgtctgtcggtatagaacttgcccgagattcgatcgtcggtatacctataccttgttcaatctcgttaccggtaagtctctttactcgttccgtagcacgtcatcatgtgactaactccttagtcacattgagctcatgacgatgttctaccgagtgggcccagagatacctctccgtcacacggagtgacaaatcccgatctcgattcgtgccaacccaacagacactttcggaggtacccgtagtgcacctttatagtcacccagttacgttgtgacgtttgatacacccaaagcactcctacggtatccgggagttgcacaatctcacggtcgaaggaaaagattcttgacattagaaaagcattagcatacgaacaatacgatctagtgctaggcttaggattgggtcttgtccatcacatcattccccaaatgatgtgatcccgttatcaatgacatctaatgcccatgatcaggaaaccatgatcatctattgactaacgagctagccaactagaggcttgctagggacacattgtgatctattcattcacacatgtattactgtttcctgttaatacaattatagcatgaacgatagacgattatcatgaacaaggaaatatgataataaccattttattattgcctcgagggcatatttccaacagtctcccacttgcactagagtcaataatctagttacattgtgatgtatcaaacacccatagcattatggtgctgatcatgttttgctcgtggaataggtttagtcaacgggtctgcaatattcagatccgtgtgtactttacaaatatctatcactccactctggacatggtcctggatggagttgtagcggcgcttgatgtgcttcgtcttccggtgaaacctgggctctttggctaaggcaatggctccagtgttatcacagaagagtgtcataggacccgacgcgcttggaaccactccaaggtcggtgatgagctccttcatccaaattccttcatgagccgcttctgaagcagctatgtactccgcttcacatgtagatgctgccacgacttcttgcttgctgctgcaccagctcactgccccaccattcaacacatatacgtatccggtttgtgacttagagtcatccggatctgtgtcgaagctagcgtcgacgtaaccctttacgacgagctcttcgtcacctccataaacgagaaacatttccttagtccttttcaggtacttaaggatattcttgaccgctgtccagtgttctgcatcgggattactttggtacctccctaccaagcttatggcaaggtttgtatcaggtctggtacacagcatggcatacattagagagcccacggctgaaggtaggggacagaactcatcttctctctatctgctgccgtggtcggcgactgagtcttactcaatctcataccttgcaaaactggcaagaaccctttctttgagttttccatattgaacttcttcaatatcttgtcaaggtatgtactttgcgaaagacctatgaggcgtctcgatctatctctatagatcttgatgcctaatatgtatgcagcttctccaaggtccttcattgaaaaactcttgttcaaataggcctttatgctctccaacatctctatgtcattccccatcaataatatgtcatccacatatagtacgaggaaagctaaagagctcccactcactttcttgtacagacaggcttctccgtaaacctgtatgaacccaaacgctttaatcacctcattaaagtgaatgttccaactccgagatgcttgcaccagcccatagatggagcgctggagcttgcatactttgttagcacccttagggtcgacaaaaccttctggttgcatcatatacaactcttccttaaggttcccattaaggaacgttgttttgacgtccatttgccaaatttcataatcataaaaggcggcaattgctaacatgattcggactgatttcagcttcgctacgggagagaaagtctcttcgtagtcaactccttgaatttgtcgaaaaccctttgcgacaagtcgagctttgtaaacggttacattaccgtttgcatcagtcttcttcttgaagatccatttattttctatggctcgccgttcatcgggcaagtccaccaaagtccatactttgttctcatacatggatcctatctcggatttcatggcctcaagccatttgttggaatccgggcccgccatcgcttcttcatagtccgaaggttcaccgttgtctaacaacatgatttccatcacagggttgccgtaccactctggtgcggagcgtacccttgtggaccttcgcggttcagtagtaacttgatctgaagcttcatgatcatcatcattaacttcctcttcagtcggtgtaggcaccacaggaacaacttcttgtgctgcgctactttcctgttcgagagggggtgtaattacctcatcaagttctaccttcctcccacttacttcttttgagagaaactctttctctagaaaggatccgttcttggcaacaaaggttttaccttcggatctaagatagaaggtatacccaatagtttccttagggtatcctatgaatacacatttctccgctttgggttcgagattttctggttgaagtttcttcacataagcatcacaaacccaaactttaagaaacgacaatttaggtttcttgccaaaccatagttcatacggtgtcgtctcaacggatttagacggtgccctatttaaagtgaatgctgcagtttctaatgtgtatccccaaaatgatagcggtaagtcggtgagagacatcatagatcataccatatctaataaagtgcgattacgacattcagacactccgttgcgctgcggtgtgccaggcggcgtcagttgtgaaacgattccacacttccttaggtgtgtgccaaactcgtgactcaaatattctcctccacgatcagatcgtagacatttaatttttctatcacgttgattctcaacctcactctgaaattccttgaacttttcaaacgtctcagatttgtgcttcatcaagtagatatacccatacctactcaaatcatcggtgagagtgagaacataacgataaccaccgcgagcttcaacgttcaatggaccacacacatcagtatgtattatttccaataagtcggttgctctctccattattcctgagaatggagtcttagtcatcttgcccatgaggcacggttcgcatgtgtcaaatgattcaaagtcaagagactctagcagtccatcagtatggagcttcttcatgcgcttaacgccgatatgaccaaagcggcagtgccacaagtatgtgggactatcattatcaactttgcatcttttggtactcacactatgaatatgtgtaacatcacgatcgagattcatcaagaataaaccattcaccagcggagcatgaccataaaacatatcactcatataaatagaacaaccattattctctgacttaaatgagtagccgtctcgcattaagcaagaccctgatacaatgttcatgcttaaagctggtactaaataacaattattaaggtttaaaactaatcccgacggtagatgtagaggtagcgtgccgacggcgatcacatcgacctttgaaccattcccgacgcgcatcgtcacctcgtccttggccagtctccgcttattccgcagttcctgctttgagttgcaaatgtgagcaacagcaccggtatcaaatacccaggagctactacgagtgctggtaaggtacacatcaataacatgtatatcacatatacctttaacgttgccggccttcttgtccactaagtatttggggcagttccgcttccagtgaccctttcccttgcagtagaagcactcagtctcaggcttgggtccgttctttttcttcttcccggcatctggcttaccgggcgcggcaacagctttgccgtctttcttgaagttcttcttacccctgcctttcttgaaactagtggtcttgttgaccatcaacacttgatgctccttcttgatttctacttctgcagacttgagcatcgagtacaactcgggaatggttttctccatcccttgcatgttgtagttaagcacaaagcctttgtagcttggtgggagagactggaggattctgtcaatgatagcatcatccggaagttcgactccaagtgaagtcagacgaccgtgtaacccagacattttgagtatgtgctcactgacagaactgttctcctccatcttacagctgaagaacttgtcggagacttcatatctctcgacacgggcatgagcttgaaaaactagcttcagctcttggaacatctcatatgccccgtgttgctcaaaacgtctttggagccccgtttctaaactgtataacatgccacacctgaccagagagtagtcatcactctgcgcttgccagacgtttagaatgtcctgggctgctgcgggagcgagagggtcacctagcggcgcattaaggacataagccgttttagctgcttcaaggatgagcttcaggttgcgaacccagtccgcatagttgctaccatcatctttcagcttgtttttctctaggaatgcgttgaagttgaggttgacgttggacatctacaatatttataaagacaacttttagactaagttcatgacaattaagttcatttaatcaaattaagtatgaactcccacttaaatcgacatcgctctagtcatctaagtgatacatgatccatgttgactaacccgtgtccgatcatcacgtgagacgaactagtcaccatggtgagcaacttcatgctgatcgtattcaaccatacgactcatgttcgacctttcggtctcttgtattcgaggtcatgtctgtacatgctaagctcgtcgagtcaacctaagtgtttcgcgtgtgtaaatctggcttacacccgttgtatgcgaacgttagaatctatcacacccgatcatcacgtggtgcttcgagacaacgaaccttcgcaacggtgcacacttaggggaatacattctcgaaattttaagagggatcatcttattatgctaccgacgttttaagcaataagatgtaaaacatgataaacatcacaatgcaatcatatagtgacatgatatggccattatcatctttgctctttcgatctccatcttcaggcattgcatgatcatcatcgtcaccggcgtgacaccatgatctccatcatcgtgtctccgtgaagtcgccacgccaactactactaccactactactatggctaaccgttagcaatgaagtaaaagtagtaagcacatggcgttgcatctcatacaataaattaagacaactcctatggctcctgccggtt harbors:
- the LOC123408182 gene encoding uncharacterized protein LOC123408182, yielding MEQFQDGHHVRLRSRERGTYLHADEDGRGVSLRRPRASMNAAWAVHLFDGANNAQYVLLHSAAYGRYLAAMDAPAPPGHRGRRVEQRNYEEREEEAVRWEPVRFGTGDYTLLRHVTGRFLRANGKYLPWNNGASVDDFDSVSRMTHWVVERIPATEGMPELPLAGSLDALLPRRWIVYASVDHTVWAALDFKGRSVFRLRGELASQMGINDASNLVMCVQAGTSGRPTPLVVNLPRGSRTLHIVVVMAGEPGPGESPSFNLCNETVKSQKQFTETAATLVQLRLGSEAN